In one window of Posidoniimonas corsicana DNA:
- the cysD gene encoding sulfate adenylyltransferase subunit CysD — MSSYNLTHLKQLEAESIHIIREVAAEFDNPVMLYSVGKDSACMVRLAEKAFAPGKPPFPLMHVDTTWKFKEMIEYRDNYVRNQLGWDLIVHINEQGVKDGVGPFTHGSDVHTRIMKTVALKQALDKHKFDAAFGGARRDEEKSRAKERVYSFRDKNHAWDPKNQRPELWNLYNGRVKKGESIRVFPLSNWTELDVWQYIHLEQIPIPELYFAKKRPVVNKDGTLIFVNDDRMPIEEGDVVEEKMVRFRTLGCYPLTGAVESTATTLPEIIQEMLLTTTSERQGRVIDHDQAGSMEEKKKEGYF; from the coding sequence ATGTCGTCCTACAACCTCACGCACCTCAAGCAGCTCGAAGCCGAGAGCATCCACATCATCCGCGAGGTGGCCGCCGAGTTCGACAACCCGGTGATGCTGTACTCGGTGGGCAAGGACTCCGCCTGCATGGTCCGCCTAGCGGAGAAGGCGTTTGCGCCCGGCAAGCCGCCGTTCCCGCTGATGCACGTCGACACGACGTGGAAGTTCAAGGAGATGATCGAGTACCGGGACAACTACGTCCGCAACCAGTTGGGCTGGGATCTGATCGTCCACATCAACGAGCAAGGCGTGAAGGACGGCGTCGGCCCGTTCACCCACGGTTCGGACGTGCACACCCGCATCATGAAGACGGTCGCCCTGAAGCAGGCGCTCGACAAGCACAAGTTCGACGCCGCGTTCGGCGGCGCCCGCCGCGACGAGGAGAAGTCGCGCGCTAAGGAGCGCGTCTACAGCTTCCGCGACAAGAACCACGCCTGGGACCCCAAGAACCAACGCCCGGAGCTGTGGAACCTGTACAACGGCCGCGTGAAGAAGGGCGAGAGCATCCGGGTGTTCCCGCTGTCCAATTGGACCGAGCTGGATGTGTGGCAGTACATCCACCTGGAGCAGATCCCAATCCCGGAGCTCTACTTCGCTAAGAAGCGGCCGGTGGTCAACAAGGACGGCACCCTGATATTCGTCAACGACGACCGCATGCCGATCGAAGAGGGCGATGTGGTTGAAGAGAAGATGGTCCGCTTCCGCACGCTCGGCTGCTACCCGCTGACGGGCGCTGTCGAGAGCACCGCGACCACGCTGCCGGAGATCATCCAGGAGATGCTGCTCACCACCACCAGCGAACGCCAGGGCCGCGTCATCGACCACGATCAGGCGGGCTCGATGGAAGAGAAGAAAAAAGAAGGGTACTTCTGA
- a CDS encoding DUF1559 domain-containing protein: MRHRTAFTLVELLVVIAIIGVLISLLLPAVQAARESARRVQCVNNLKQLALSTLNYEDSNKILPSAGHYAAPEEAVYYSYSDWRVDLKSGSNHSWLCDLLPYLEEGPLHDKLNLNRHVALSDADTLAAQPPGLLCPSDAGQGRLFETPSGFGGARHGAAFGKANYAAYSNPFHADSYFRSGPIAVYGMRLRKVLDGTSATLMQAEIRTRDDPADQRGAWMLGWAGASLLAMDLHPQYYGNPNTKQATSLSVDYTPNTNSLGLTQYPNGPQPDVLYECPEPGLAQLEGMPCNDQFYGYISAAPRSQHPGGVNAAFLDGHVEFLPNNIDELAMHYMISVADGAVIVVRD, translated from the coding sequence ATGCGACACCGCACCGCCTTCACCCTAGTCGAACTGCTGGTGGTGATCGCCATCATCGGAGTGCTGATCTCGCTGCTGCTGCCAGCGGTGCAGGCCGCCCGCGAGTCGGCGCGGCGGGTGCAGTGCGTTAACAACCTGAAGCAGCTCGCGCTCTCGACCCTCAACTACGAGGACTCGAACAAGATACTCCCCAGCGCGGGGCACTACGCCGCGCCCGAGGAGGCGGTCTATTACTCGTACAGCGACTGGCGGGTAGATCTCAAATCGGGGTCCAACCACAGTTGGTTGTGCGACCTGCTGCCGTACCTTGAAGAGGGCCCGCTTCACGACAAGCTGAACCTCAACCGGCACGTGGCGCTATCCGACGCAGACACACTCGCCGCGCAGCCGCCCGGCCTGCTCTGTCCCAGCGACGCCGGGCAGGGGCGCCTGTTCGAAACCCCGTCCGGCTTCGGCGGCGCGCGACATGGCGCCGCCTTTGGCAAGGCCAATTATGCGGCCTACTCCAACCCCTTCCACGCTGACAGCTATTTCCGCTCCGGGCCGATCGCCGTCTACGGCATGCGGCTCCGCAAGGTGCTCGACGGCACGAGCGCCACGCTGATGCAGGCCGAGATCCGCACCCGCGACGACCCGGCCGACCAACGCGGGGCGTGGATGCTGGGCTGGGCGGGAGCATCGCTGCTGGCGATGGACCTGCACCCGCAGTATTACGGCAATCCCAATACCAAGCAGGCCACCAGCCTGTCGGTTGACTACACCCCCAACACCAACTCGCTCGGGCTGACCCAGTACCCCAACGGACCGCAGCCCGACGTGCTGTACGAGTGCCCCGAACCTGGGCTCGCGCAGCTCGAGGGGATGCCCTGCAACGACCAATTCTACGGGTACATCTCGGCTGCGCCGCGGAGCCAGCATCCGGGCGGCGTGAACGCGGCGTTCCTGGACGGCCATGTCGAGTTCCTGCCGAACAACATCGACGAACTCGCAATGCACTACATGATCTCGGTGGCGGACGGCGCCGTGATCGTCGTCCGCGACTAG
- a CDS encoding FKBP-type peptidyl-prolyl cis-trans isomerase, whose amino-acid sequence MLTAAAGQPLSATAQDPLPAGRPGATAQQPTFEQDVSYAIGLFMGRDLLQKQVPVDPNHLMAGIRDALTKAQPRMSNEQIQAVMTRFDQQMNERAQKEMASESEKNKEAGAAFLADNAKKDGIQTTASGLQYRVLEEGTGDSPTASSTVSCHYEGTLIDGTVFDSSYKRGAPAEFPVNGVISGWTEMLQLMKEGGKVEVFIPSNLAYGERGAPPVIGPGATLVFKIELLKVLQ is encoded by the coding sequence TTGCTGACAGCCGCAGCGGGGCAACCGCTCTCGGCCACCGCTCAGGACCCGCTGCCCGCGGGCCGGCCCGGGGCCACGGCTCAGCAACCCACCTTCGAGCAGGACGTCAGCTACGCGATCGGCCTGTTTATGGGCCGCGACCTGCTGCAGAAGCAGGTGCCGGTGGACCCCAACCACCTGATGGCCGGCATCCGGGACGCCCTCACCAAGGCGCAGCCCCGTATGTCGAACGAACAGATCCAGGCGGTGATGACCCGCTTCGACCAACAAATGAACGAAAGGGCCCAGAAAGAAATGGCCAGCGAATCCGAGAAGAACAAAGAAGCCGGCGCAGCGTTCCTCGCAGATAACGCGAAGAAGGACGGCATCCAGACCACCGCTTCCGGGCTCCAGTACCGCGTCCTGGAAGAGGGAACCGGCGACTCGCCCACCGCCAGCAGCACCGTGAGCTGCCACTACGAGGGCACGCTGATCGACGGCACCGTCTTCGACAGCTCGTACAAGCGCGGCGCGCCGGCCGAGTTCCCGGTCAACGGCGTGATCAGCGGCTGGACCGAGATGCTGCAGCTCATGAAAGAGGGCGGCAAGGTCGAGGTGTTCATCCCCAGCAACCTGGCCTACGGCGAACGTGGCGCCCCGCCCGTGATTGGTCCCGGCGCGACGCTGGTGTTCAAGATCGAGCTGCTGAAGGTCCTGCAGTAA
- a CDS encoding DUF481 domain-containing protein — MRRTAATTLLLAACLLTAHTGHAQEIRRLPPPPELAATVAMADPAELPAPTPAPEPAAEEAPAPELAAPAAASAEPSLEEPPSMEPPVEELSADLIPEIVQPSVPEPEPGPQWYTPTYWFGPTPWDTGVEFGLNGSSGTGDTLSTRAGGYLKRKTDRGKLDTSLYHNRTKSDGEETQNNARLDFRYDWLFGKSPWTLYFNNQSFYDRYQAFDLSMNVNLGVGYQFFDADDVKLALSLGSGAIRKFGGVRDEWVPEAQGGLNWEQKISDSQTFNAKLDYFPEWGDLNSYRLVSDISWQIQLSQPSNTSLKFSLTDRFDSNSDGVNPHNTNYSVLLLWKR, encoded by the coding sequence ATGCGTCGAACGGCCGCCACAACCCTGCTGCTAGCAGCCTGCCTGCTGACCGCCCACACCGGTCATGCGCAGGAGATCCGCCGGCTGCCGCCCCCGCCTGAACTGGCGGCGACCGTCGCGATGGCCGACCCGGCGGAGCTGCCGGCGCCCACCCCTGCGCCCGAACCGGCTGCCGAAGAAGCCCCGGCGCCCGAGCTGGCCGCACCCGCTGCCGCGTCGGCCGAACCGTCCTTGGAGGAACCGCCCTCCATGGAGCCCCCCGTCGAAGAACTGTCGGCGGACCTGATCCCGGAGATCGTCCAGCCCAGCGTTCCCGAGCCCGAGCCGGGCCCGCAGTGGTACACCCCGACCTACTGGTTCGGACCCACCCCCTGGGACACGGGCGTGGAGTTCGGACTCAACGGCTCAAGCGGCACGGGCGACACGCTCAGCACCCGCGCGGGCGGCTACCTCAAGCGCAAGACCGACCGCGGCAAGCTGGACACCAGCCTCTACCACAACCGCACGAAGAGCGACGGCGAAGAGACGCAGAACAACGCCCGGCTCGACTTCCGGTACGACTGGCTGTTCGGCAAGTCGCCGTGGACGCTGTACTTCAACAACCAGTCGTTCTACGACCGGTACCAGGCGTTCGACCTGAGCATGAACGTCAACCTGGGTGTGGGCTACCAGTTCTTCGACGCCGACGACGTGAAGCTGGCGTTGAGCCTCGGTTCAGGAGCCATCCGCAAGTTCGGCGGCGTCCGCGACGAGTGGGTGCCGGAAGCGCAGGGCGGCCTCAACTGGGAGCAGAAGATCTCCGACTCCCAGACCTTCAACGCCAAGCTGGACTACTTCCCTGAGTGGGGCGATCTGAACAGCTACCGTCTGGTCAGCGACATCAGCTGGCAGATCCAGCTCTCGCAGCCGTCGAACACCAGCCTGAAGTTCTCGCTGACCGACCGCTTCGACAGCAACTCCGACGGCGTCAACCCGCACAACACCAACTACTCGGTGCTGCTGCTGTGGAAGCGGTGA
- a CDS encoding YiiD C-terminal domain-containing protein yields the protein MPDLNATPPRAPLPDPRLAQLQQVINTEIPICQKLGVVVEGIDDGALVMSCPLELNHNHQATAFAGSLNALCTITGWGATYLEVQPLDPEAVIVIRRSTIKYHRPVDSPSIVARCRMVTDAQRAYFAEMLAEKGQAKLDLAIEIDHGVVEDRPRVVFAGSYVATSKQTA from the coding sequence ATGCCCGATCTGAACGCGACGCCGCCCCGGGCGCCCCTTCCCGATCCCCGGCTCGCGCAGCTCCAGCAGGTGATCAACACCGAGATCCCCATCTGCCAGAAGCTGGGGGTGGTGGTCGAGGGAATCGACGACGGCGCGCTGGTGATGTCTTGCCCGCTGGAGCTCAACCACAACCACCAGGCCACCGCGTTCGCGGGCAGCCTGAACGCGTTGTGCACCATCACCGGTTGGGGCGCCACCTACCTGGAGGTGCAGCCGCTCGACCCCGAGGCGGTGATCGTCATCCGCCGCAGCACGATCAAGTACCACCGCCCGGTCGACTCGCCCAGCATCGTGGCCCGCTGCCGGATGGTGACCGACGCCCAGCGGGCGTATTTCGCGGAGATGTTGGCCGAGAAGGGCCAGGCGAAGCTGGATCTGGCGATCGAGATCGATCACGGCGTCGTCGAAGACCGGCCAAGGGTAGTATTTGCCGGCTCGTACGTCGCGACCTCCAAGCAGACCGCGTAG
- a CDS encoding Hsp20/alpha crystallin family protein: MQNTTHKNRLSEVFPGSLAEVDTLFNQFFGQGPANRGLSAWRAPASLWEEDDRYFIEVDAPGVARDAVDVTFDKGVLTIALERSHGDQKYQHNERGFGKVTRTITLPDTVDPESIEAGLADGVLKVSVAKTPESQPRKIELK; encoded by the coding sequence ATGCAGAACACCACCCACAAGAATCGTCTGTCGGAAGTCTTCCCCGGCTCGCTCGCTGAGGTCGACACCCTCTTCAACCAGTTCTTCGGCCAGGGTCCGGCCAACCGCGGCCTGTCCGCGTGGCGGGCGCCCGCGTCGCTGTGGGAAGAGGACGACCGGTACTTCATCGAGGTCGACGCGCCTGGCGTCGCCCGCGACGCGGTGGACGTCACCTTCGACAAGGGCGTGCTGACCATCGCGCTGGAGCGGTCGCACGGCGATCAGAAGTACCAGCACAACGAACGCGGCTTCGGGAAGGTCACCCGGACCATCACGTTGCCCGACACGGTCGACCCCGAGTCGATCGAGGCCGGCCTGGCCGACGGAGTGCTGAAGGTCTCGGTCGCCAAGACCCCCGAGTCCCAGCCGCGTAAGATCGAGCTGAAGTAA
- a CDS encoding fluoride efflux transporter FluC, translating to MTKLLAIAIGGALGALCRHGVGMALLGTRFAYATLVVNVAGCFVLGALVHDGFASNGRLSMLSHPAVTVGFLGALTTFSTFGLQTVLYLEQREWGLAAANVLSNLVIGLAATAAGVALARALAAPSA from the coding sequence ATGACCAAACTCCTCGCCATCGCAATCGGCGGCGCCTTGGGCGCCCTCTGCCGGCACGGAGTCGGGATGGCCCTGCTGGGGACGCGGTTCGCCTACGCGACGCTGGTTGTCAACGTAGCCGGGTGCTTCGTGCTGGGCGCCCTCGTCCACGACGGCTTCGCGTCGAACGGGCGGCTGTCCATGCTGTCCCACCCGGCGGTGACCGTGGGCTTCCTCGGCGCGCTGACTACCTTCTCGACGTTCGGCCTGCAGACGGTGCTGTACCTTGAGCAGCGCGAGTGGGGTCTGGCGGCGGCGAATGTGCTAAGCAACCTGGTGATCGGCCTAGCGGCGACCGCCGCCGGCGTCGCGCTGGCCCGCGCGCTCGCCGCGCCGTCGGCCTGA
- the cls gene encoding cardiolipin synthase, producing the protein MNELLNDLYHAATDYYGILVLAHILLQLGIVARVIMRGLPVGVSLAWVLVVGGFPVAGPLVYLMFGELRLGSRRIQRFKLLTKPVVKWLEELSDSHTQLDASHGGQPFAQLAERTLGFPPLSGGRMTLLPSWGEVFDAILEDIADAEETVLMEFYIWHPGGRADEVVQALIDAAGRGVKCRVLLDALGSRDFLRGPTPKRLRDAGVEVHAALPGGLWRMLFVRFDLRLHRKNVIIDGQVAFTGSMNLVDPRYFKQDSGVGQWIDAMTRIEGPPVKAMAITFLADWSVEVGEDIEELKLLSGPYPLPPAGDCVVQAVPSGPAYGQNAMERALVMAVYSAREEVVLTTPYFVPDEPMQMALASAALRGVEVTLVVPARVDSLLVRFASNAFYAELIRAGVRVRLFDGGLLHTKSVTVDGHWCLFGSLNLDPRSLHLNFELTLGVYDDGFTRQLRALQGEYIESSQPLTLEALINRPPLVHLAENVARLVAPLL; encoded by the coding sequence ATGAATGAGCTGCTGAACGACCTCTACCACGCCGCCACCGACTACTACGGCATCCTAGTTCTGGCCCACATCCTGCTGCAGCTGGGCATCGTCGCGCGCGTGATCATGCGGGGACTGCCGGTTGGCGTGTCGCTGGCGTGGGTGCTGGTGGTGGGCGGCTTCCCGGTGGCCGGCCCGCTGGTGTACCTGATGTTCGGCGAGCTGCGGCTGGGGTCCCGCCGCATCCAGCGGTTCAAGCTGCTGACCAAGCCGGTTGTGAAGTGGCTGGAGGAGCTGAGCGACTCGCACACGCAGCTCGACGCGTCGCACGGCGGGCAGCCGTTCGCGCAGCTCGCCGAGCGCACGCTCGGCTTCCCCCCGCTGTCCGGCGGGCGGATGACGCTGCTGCCTTCGTGGGGCGAGGTGTTCGACGCCATTCTTGAGGACATCGCCGACGCGGAAGAGACCGTGCTCATGGAGTTCTACATCTGGCACCCCGGAGGCCGCGCCGACGAGGTGGTGCAGGCGTTGATCGACGCCGCCGGGCGCGGCGTCAAGTGCCGCGTGCTGCTGGACGCGTTGGGCAGCCGCGACTTCCTCCGCGGGCCGACGCCCAAGCGGCTCCGCGACGCCGGCGTCGAGGTCCACGCCGCGCTGCCGGGCGGGCTTTGGAGGATGCTGTTCGTCCGCTTCGACCTGCGGCTGCACCGCAAGAACGTGATCATCGACGGGCAGGTCGCGTTCACCGGCAGCATGAACCTGGTTGACCCGCGGTACTTCAAGCAGGACTCGGGCGTGGGGCAGTGGATCGACGCCATGACCCGCATCGAGGGCCCGCCGGTCAAGGCGATGGCCATCACGTTCCTGGCGGACTGGAGCGTCGAGGTCGGTGAGGACATCGAGGAGCTGAAACTGCTCAGCGGCCCCTACCCGCTTCCCCCGGCCGGCGACTGCGTGGTGCAGGCGGTGCCGTCCGGCCCGGCGTACGGGCAGAACGCGATGGAGCGGGCGCTGGTCATGGCGGTCTACTCCGCCCGCGAGGAGGTGGTGCTCACCACGCCCTACTTTGTTCCGGACGAGCCGATGCAGATGGCCCTGGCCAGCGCGGCGCTGCGGGGCGTGGAGGTGACCCTGGTGGTGCCGGCGCGGGTCGACTCGCTGCTCGTGCGGTTCGCCAGCAACGCGTTCTACGCCGAGCTGATCCGCGCGGGCGTGCGGGTCCGGCTGTTCGACGGCGGGCTGCTGCACACCAAGAGCGTCACGGTGGACGGCCACTGGTGCCTGTTCGGTTCGCTCAACCTCGACCCCCGCAGCCTGCACCTCAACTTCGAGCTCACGCTGGGCGTCTACGACGATGGCTTCACCCGCCAGCTCCGGGCGCTGCAAGGCGAGTACATCGAGAGCTCCCAGCCGCTCACGCTCGAGGCGCTCATCAACCGCCCCCCGCTGGTGCACCTGGCGGAGAACGTGGCGCGGCTGGTCGCCCCGCTGCTGTGA
- a CDS encoding endonuclease/exonuclease/phosphatase family protein: protein MSFRLLTYNIHKGIGGVDRRYRPERIQQVLDHYAADVVFLQEVDEGVKRSQFHQQAEMLADHCGYQYRCYQRNVRVKDGHYGNAILSRWPLSDACDLDLTIRFKKRRQALMARCWMPLDGGHRTVGLVNVHLGLAGFERKRQLTRLHACDFLGGFAAHTPVVVAGDFNDVYNDLGRVAMAPCGYESAEKSIRTFPAAAPVRALDRVFYRGDLAADGAFAGRIAVARRASDHLPLIVDFQLTDSTHAHE from the coding sequence ATGTCGTTCCGCCTGCTGACCTACAACATCCACAAGGGCATCGGCGGCGTCGACCGCCGCTACCGCCCGGAGCGGATCCAGCAGGTGCTCGACCACTACGCCGCGGACGTGGTGTTCCTGCAGGAGGTGGACGAGGGGGTCAAGCGTTCTCAGTTCCACCAGCAGGCGGAGATGCTGGCCGACCACTGCGGCTACCAATACCGCTGCTACCAGCGCAATGTGCGGGTGAAGGACGGGCACTACGGCAACGCGATCCTGAGCCGCTGGCCGCTGTCCGACGCGTGCGACCTGGACCTCACTATCCGCTTCAAGAAGCGGCGGCAGGCGCTGATGGCCCGCTGCTGGATGCCGCTCGACGGCGGCCACCGCACGGTGGGGCTGGTGAACGTGCACCTGGGGCTGGCCGGCTTCGAGCGCAAGCGGCAGCTCACGCGGCTGCACGCGTGCGACTTCCTGGGCGGGTTCGCCGCGCACACGCCGGTGGTCGTGGCGGGCGACTTCAACGACGTCTACAACGACCTGGGCCGCGTGGCGATGGCGCCGTGTGGCTACGAGTCGGCCGAGAAGAGCATCCGGACCTTCCCGGCCGCCGCGCCGGTGAGGGCGCTCGACCGGGTGTTCTACCGCGGCGACCTGGCCGCCGACGGGGCGTTCGCCGGGCGGATCGCCGTGGCGCGGCGCGCGTCCGACCACCTGCCGCTGATCGTCGATTTCCAGCTGACCGACTCCACACACGCGCATGAATGA
- the feoB gene encoding ferrous iron transport protein B, whose amino-acid sequence MSSANLPELNVISGPGARPRSESFTVALVGNPNAGKTSLFNRLTGLRARTANFSGTTVEHRVGALRLPEHTVVLLDLPGLYTLEVSTPDEQVARDALCGDLAGHEAPDAVLLVLDSTNLSRNLFLAAEVLELSIPTVVALTMSDLADRQKLEIDLDVLSESLGCPVAAVSSKNKTGLDGLRAELDALLGRLEPPAFDAAAACGSCSGCRYSDRYDWAEAVGARALRGGVEAPARVTELLDSVLTHRVLGLGIFGVVMLVTFLLIFSLATVPMDLIDQLFALTGATIAEWLPPGDFNSLITDGVIGGVGGMLVFLPQIAILFFMLALLEDSGYLARAAFVMDRLMARVGLPGKAFVPMLSAHACAIPAIMSARVIEDRRDRLATILVLPLMTCSARLPVYAMVAALLFGDAWLKGALLFAASYVLGIVAAFVMAWLFKATLLPGDARPLVIELPNYRLPSLRNALIQTAARCWAFIKNAGTVILLITIVMWALATYPKTDLADLPASDRQRIEALDADSADLALQEAQLEHSLAGRIGKGIQPLFAPLGFDWKTSVGVVSSFAAREVVVSTLSVLYGLGDEPEDEDSLIGAVRNSRHADGSPVFTTATCLSLLVFYVLAMQCLPTQAVTARETGSWKWAVFQLGYMSVLAYAAAFVTYRAALALTA is encoded by the coding sequence ATGAGCAGCGCGAACCTTCCTGAACTGAATGTGATCTCCGGCCCCGGCGCGCGCCCGCGGTCCGAGAGCTTTACGGTTGCGCTGGTTGGCAATCCCAACGCCGGCAAGACGAGCCTGTTCAACCGCCTCACGGGGCTCCGGGCGCGGACCGCCAACTTCTCTGGCACCACGGTCGAGCACCGTGTGGGCGCGCTCCGCCTGCCCGAGCACACCGTGGTGCTGCTGGACCTGCCCGGCCTGTACACGCTGGAGGTCTCGACCCCGGACGAGCAGGTCGCCCGCGACGCGCTGTGCGGCGATCTCGCCGGGCACGAGGCGCCGGACGCGGTGCTGCTGGTGCTCGACTCGACCAACCTGTCGCGCAACCTGTTCCTGGCCGCCGAAGTGCTGGAGCTCAGCATCCCGACCGTGGTCGCGCTGACGATGAGCGATCTGGCCGACCGCCAGAAGCTGGAGATCGACCTCGACGTGCTGAGCGAGTCGCTGGGCTGCCCGGTGGCGGCGGTGTCGTCCAAGAACAAGACCGGGCTGGACGGGCTGCGCGCGGAGCTGGACGCGTTGCTGGGCCGGCTCGAGCCGCCGGCGTTCGACGCCGCGGCGGCCTGCGGATCGTGCTCGGGCTGCCGGTACTCCGACCGGTACGACTGGGCGGAGGCGGTTGGCGCCCGCGCGCTGCGTGGCGGCGTCGAGGCGCCCGCCCGCGTAACCGAACTGCTCGACTCGGTGCTGACCCACCGCGTGCTCGGCCTGGGGATCTTCGGCGTGGTGATGCTGGTCACGTTCCTGCTGATCTTCAGCCTGGCGACCGTGCCGATGGACCTGATCGACCAGCTGTTCGCGCTGACCGGCGCGACGATCGCCGAGTGGCTGCCGCCGGGCGACTTCAACAGCCTGATCACCGACGGCGTGATCGGCGGCGTCGGCGGCATGCTGGTGTTCCTGCCGCAGATCGCGATCCTGTTCTTTATGCTCGCGCTGCTGGAGGACTCTGGCTACCTGGCGCGGGCGGCGTTCGTGATGGACCGGCTGATGGCGCGGGTCGGCTTGCCCGGCAAGGCGTTTGTGCCGATGCTCTCCGCGCACGCGTGCGCGATCCCCGCGATCATGTCCGCCCGCGTAATCGAGGACCGCCGCGACCGGCTGGCGACCATCCTGGTGCTGCCGCTGATGACCTGCTCCGCCCGGCTGCCGGTGTACGCCATGGTGGCCGCGCTCCTGTTCGGCGACGCCTGGCTGAAGGGCGCGCTGCTGTTCGCGGCCAGCTACGTGCTGGGCATCGTGGCGGCGTTTGTGATGGCCTGGCTGTTCAAGGCGACGCTGCTGCCCGGCGACGCGCGGCCGCTGGTGATCGAGCTTCCCAACTACCGCCTCCCCTCGCTGCGCAACGCGCTGATCCAGACCGCCGCGCGGTGCTGGGCCTTTATCAAAAACGCCGGCACGGTGATCCTGCTGATCACCATCGTGATGTGGGCGCTGGCCACCTACCCCAAGACCGATCTGGCGGACCTGCCGGCGTCGGACCGGCAGCGGATCGAGGCGCTCGACGCCGATTCAGCCGACCTCGCCCTGCAGGAGGCGCAGCTCGAGCACTCACTGGCGGGCCGGATCGGAAAGGGAATTCAGCCGCTGTTCGCGCCGCTGGGGTTCGACTGGAAGACCAGCGTCGGCGTGGTCAGCTCGTTCGCCGCCCGCGAGGTTGTCGTGTCCACGCTGTCGGTGCTGTACGGGCTGGGGGACGAGCCGGAGGACGAGGACTCGTTGATCGGCGCCGTGCGGAACTCGCGCCACGCGGACGGCTCGCCCGTGTTCACCACCGCCACGTGCCTGAGTCTGCTGGTGTTCTACGTGCTGGCCATGCAGTGCCTGCCGACCCAGGCGGTCACCGCCCGCGAGACGGGCAGCTGGAAGTGGGCCGTGTTCCAGTTGGGCTACATGAGCGTGCTGGCCTACGCAGCCGCTTTTGTCACCTACCGCGCGGCCCTTGCGCTCACCGCCTGA
- a CDS encoding FeoA family protein, protein MSAFANTSTSPTPSAPAPALRLLGELRTGEAGRVAEVAVETSDASRLKALGVCAGRTVRVVSAGNPLIVQVLNSRVGLSAELAARVTLSTC, encoded by the coding sequence ATGTCGGCCTTCGCCAATACCTCCACTTCGCCCACTCCCTCCGCGCCAGCCCCCGCGCTGCGTCTGCTGGGTGAGCTGCGCACGGGCGAAGCGGGTCGGGTCGCCGAGGTGGCGGTCGAGACTTCCGACGCCAGCCGGCTCAAGGCGTTGGGCGTTTGCGCCGGGCGGACCGTGCGGGTCGTGTCGGCCGGCAATCCTCTGATCGTGCAGGTTCTCAACTCACGGGTAGGGCTGTCCGCAGAGCTGGCCGCGCGTGTGACGCTGAGCACGTGTTAG